Proteins encoded within one genomic window of Pigmentiphaga sp. H8:
- a CDS encoding (2Fe-2S)-binding protein: protein MTRLQINGQARDVDVPGETPLLWTLRDELGMTGTKFGCGMALCGACTVHMDGTAIRSCVTPVSAAAGHAIATVEGMAADPVGRVVQQAWIENNVAQCGYCQAGQIMAAVGLLKTTPAPTGEQIDEAMSGNICRCGTYPRIRAAVRQAASRLVRGGK, encoded by the coding sequence ATGACACGACTTCAAATCAACGGGCAGGCAAGGGACGTCGATGTTCCCGGCGAAACGCCGCTGCTGTGGACATTGCGCGACGAACTCGGCATGACCGGCACCAAGTTCGGCTGTGGCATGGCGTTATGCGGGGCGTGTACCGTACACATGGACGGTACGGCGATCCGCTCGTGCGTCACCCCTGTTTCGGCCGCGGCCGGTCATGCCATTGCCACCGTGGAGGGCATGGCGGCCGACCCCGTGGGCCGGGTCGTCCAGCAAGCCTGGATCGAAAACAACGTCGCCCAATGCGGCTATTGCCAGGCGGGCCAGATCATGGCCGCGGTCGGCCTGCTCAAGACCACCCCTGCTCCCACCGGGGAACAGATCGATGAGGCCATGAGCGGCAACATCTGCCGCTGCGGTACCTATCCGCGCATCCGGGCGGCCGTCCGGCAGGCTGCCAGCCGCCTGGTCAGGGGAGGCAAGTAA